One part of the Maridesulfovibrio sp. genome encodes these proteins:
- a CDS encoding glycosyltransferase, with translation MLHTFTLYSNQILSYLLDGLPEEETAPLSTPAAETAAKHLRFADRRNAETIILFGAGDGRLAKELAEKKKGNQILLICDLFPQQIRRLTANGFDSIINQNCAVLTDSSIWSQLLLLIQNGYNAADSHLILNPALTGDSKKKHQNLQKIFSGTKKLTLPESHGHGKISAAAILSPDEPDLKDFINNFPEWVNEIVLVWDTSELNHIRENEEFQNKKIIHICQQLNADFSAQRNRMLQHCSGDWVIYLDADERLDNDSWDILRQATALEACDCWYLPRMTFYPDSSNSRIGYGLWPDLQLRLFKNTSRLRFINRIHEKLTGIQGKSGILPDCPIQHLTHILKSREKIENKLKNFDQAAGGKVSHRLGKEFPNILNEFIDPGKDRKVGPLLLPDINLTC, from the coding sequence ATGCTGCACACTTTCACCCTCTACTCAAACCAAATTCTGAGCTATCTTCTTGATGGACTGCCGGAGGAAGAAACTGCCCCGCTTTCCACTCCTGCAGCAGAAACCGCTGCAAAACATCTTCGCTTTGCAGATAGGCGGAATGCGGAAACTATAATTCTTTTCGGGGCGGGCGACGGGAGATTGGCTAAGGAATTGGCAGAGAAGAAGAAAGGCAACCAGATTCTTTTGATCTGTGATCTTTTTCCCCAACAGATCAGACGACTCACAGCTAATGGATTTGACAGTATCATTAATCAAAATTGCGCAGTTCTAACAGACTCCTCAATATGGTCTCAACTCCTTCTGCTTATCCAGAACGGATACAATGCAGCAGATTCACATCTGATCCTAAATCCCGCCTTAACCGGAGACAGCAAAAAAAAACACCAGAACCTGCAAAAGATATTCTCAGGCACCAAGAAGCTTACACTTCCTGAATCACACGGGCATGGCAAAATTTCAGCTGCTGCAATACTCAGCCCGGATGAACCGGATCTGAAAGATTTCATCAACAACTTTCCAGAATGGGTAAATGAAATAGTACTTGTTTGGGATACTTCTGAACTCAATCACATCCGTGAAAATGAAGAGTTTCAAAATAAAAAGATTATCCACATCTGCCAGCAGCTGAATGCAGATTTCTCCGCGCAACGTAACCGCATGCTTCAACATTGCTCCGGGGACTGGGTAATATATTTAGACGCGGACGAGAGACTTGATAATGACAGCTGGGATATACTGAGACAGGCAACAGCATTGGAAGCTTGTGATTGCTGGTATCTACCGCGCATGACTTTTTACCCGGACAGTTCAAATAGCCGTATCGGATATGGCTTATGGCCGGATCTGCAACTACGGCTTTTTAAAAATACATCCAGACTAAGATTCATCAATAGGATTCACGAGAAATTGACCGGAATACAAGGTAAATCAGGTATCTTACCGGACTGCCCTATCCAGCACCTGACCCATATTTTGAAGAGCAGGGAAAAAATCGAAAATAAACTCAAAAATTTTGATCAAGCCGCAGGAGGAAAGGTCAGCCATCGTCTTGGAAAAGAATTCCCAAATATTTTAAATGAGTTTATAGATCCCGGAAAAGACAGAAAAGTCGGGCCGCTTCTGCTTCCTGACATTAATTTGACATGCTGA
- a CDS encoding zinc-ribbon domain-containing protein, producing MKVTCPECNFSSEIPVDKIPATAQLATCPKCKAKFKFRDLDEEYAPVSDGQTEQYSNPDPDEEYGDAAAYVNQHSQEAPHTESGYEQPAQYEEQPEQYETQPEQQPYVQDKSIHEEPAHEDKSDIWQRLDSMSPEDVHEESEYMPDAHATEGEVPFENMEKYGFFPAFFLTIKQVILSPAAFFKNMPLKGFLMPLFFFILLAEFQEICNFIWTMAGVDTSMTSDVGRMVNDSIIADSLKDGTGPALISLLLYPLMLAGISFPLIGMTHIMLMIFGAGDRGYQATFRATAYSYAPIILCVVPVVGDMIGALISVALSIIAYKNIHNTTYMRVVLSMVMPLVLLLVILGFYLQFNQPTI from the coding sequence ATGAAAGTTACTTGTCCCGAATGTAATTTCAGCAGTGAAATACCGGTAGATAAAATTCCGGCAACTGCCCAGCTTGCCACTTGCCCTAAGTGTAAGGCTAAATTCAAATTCAGAGATCTTGATGAGGAATATGCTCCTGTATCAGATGGTCAAACTGAACAATACAGCAACCCTGATCCGGATGAAGAGTACGGCGATGCTGCAGCTTATGTTAACCAGCACTCGCAGGAAGCCCCCCATACCGAATCAGGATATGAGCAGCCTGCCCAATACGAAGAGCAGCCTGAACAGTATGAGACGCAACCGGAACAGCAGCCTTATGTGCAGGATAAGTCCATACACGAAGAACCTGCGCATGAAGATAAGTCCGACATCTGGCAACGTCTTGACTCCATGAGCCCCGAGGATGTTCATGAAGAATCTGAATACATGCCTGATGCACATGCCACTGAGGGCGAAGTTCCTTTTGAAAATATGGAGAAATACGGATTTTTTCCTGCTTTCTTCTTAACAATCAAACAGGTCATCCTATCCCCTGCTGCATTTTTCAAGAACATGCCTCTCAAAGGGTTTTTGATGCCCCTGTTTTTCTTCATACTACTGGCTGAATTTCAGGAAATCTGTAATTTCATCTGGACCATGGCCGGAGTAGATACCTCCATGACAAGTGATGTAGGCAGAATGGTGAATGATTCCATTATCGCCGACTCTTTGAAGGATGGAACCGGACCGGCATTAATCTCACTGCTGCTCTATCCATTGATGTTGGCCGGGATCAGCTTTCCGCTTATCGGCATGACTCACATCATGCTCATGATTTTCGGAGCTGGTGACCGTGGGTATCAGGCAACATTCAGGGCCACAGCGTATTCCTACGCCCCCATTATTCTCTGTGTGGTTCCAGTTGTTGGGGACATGATCGGTGCGCTGATAAGCGTTGCCTTATCAATCATAGCTTATAAAAACATCCACAATACTACATACATGCGTGTTGTACTTTCAATGGTAATGCCTCTTGTGCTACTATTAGTGATATTGGGCTTTTACTTGCAGTTCAACCAGCCCACAATCTAG
- a CDS encoding OmpA family protein gives MKKIFLVILLALSACTHFEPQIATQSVYYQDAEVQLSQLMVYSRPEKPHYGPLSALFFPFHVTQTMHKGSDWGKSVAKGIWQNWTSLQIFPSMVYDDNLAYRGLDEALFVARSKGYDLLVVGFVPYLYLGHTVDDSALSVQVKIYETKRGQMVCSFEQSGRIEKKMDDDFILVKREHRMPDSAFYSIIQAIATDMAVPLTSWARYETTSQGMTAALMPNMMQMQAPPQTGDHIQQGNQSTENPKRTPPETITTSEQQAAQPKDKKAESKPRSINLAVQFDVDSSEIKPESYPLLNELGKALIGDNLKDKRVIIGGHTDSDASPEYNFKLSKDRAEAVKKYLTTNFPIAPQRIGTTGFGESNPLVPNTTKYNKLLNRRVQVSIAP, from the coding sequence ATGAAAAAAATATTTCTTGTTATCCTGCTGGCACTTTCGGCCTGCACCCATTTTGAACCCCAGATTGCCACCCAGTCCGTCTACTACCAGGATGCTGAGGTTCAGCTATCGCAACTCATGGTCTATTCGAGACCAGAGAAACCACATTATGGTCCGCTATCTGCCCTTTTCTTTCCCTTCCATGTAACCCAGACCATGCATAAAGGCAGCGACTGGGGAAAGAGTGTCGCCAAAGGCATTTGGCAGAACTGGACCAGCCTGCAAATTTTCCCTTCCATGGTTTATGACGACAATCTGGCATACCGTGGTTTGGATGAAGCCCTTTTTGTTGCCCGCTCCAAAGGCTACGACCTACTGGTGGTGGGATTCGTGCCTTACCTCTATCTGGGGCATACAGTAGACGATTCCGCACTGAGCGTGCAGGTTAAAATTTATGAAACTAAACGCGGACAGATGGTCTGTTCTTTTGAACAAAGCGGTCGCATCGAAAAGAAAATGGACGATGATTTCATCTTAGTAAAACGCGAACACCGTATGCCGGACTCAGCATTTTACAGCATCATTCAGGCCATCGCTACGGATATGGCGGTTCCTCTGACATCTTGGGCGCGTTACGAAACAACCAGCCAGGGCATGACTGCCGCTTTGATGCCCAACATGATGCAGATGCAGGCCCCGCCACAAACCGGAGACCATATACAGCAGGGAAATCAATCGACGGAGAATCCGAAAAGGACTCCTCCGGAAACCATTACCACCTCTGAACAGCAAGCTGCCCAGCCAAAGGACAAAAAAGCTGAATCCAAACCACGATCTATCAATCTGGCCGTTCAATTTGATGTAGACTCATCAGAGATCAAGCCTGAATCATATCCTCTTTTGAATGAGCTTGGTAAGGCTCTTATTGGTGACAACCTGAAAGACAAAAGAGTTATTATCGGCGGACATACCGATTCCGATGCCTCACCGGAATACAATTTCAAGTTAAGTAAAGACCGTGCGGAAGCAGTGAAAAAATATCTGACCACCAATTTCCCGATTGCACCGCAACGGATAGGCACAACCGGATTCGGAGAATCCAATCCGCTGGTGCCCAACACTACCAAGTATAACAAACTTCTTAATAGGCGAGTGCAAGTCTCAATTGCACCTTAA
- the ahbC gene encoding 12,18-didecarboxysiroheme deacetylase, with the protein MIGISKLYCGAVETSDALRYGRESGKLPSHLLQFSKDKKPVVVWNMTRRCNLKCVHCYAQAVDPNGQDEISTAKAKEIIDDLAAFGAPVMLFSGGEPLVRQDLVELASYATSKGMRAVISTNGTLITKEKARELKDVGLSYVGISLDGTEETHDKFRGVSGSYKKAIEGVENCKAEGLKVGLRFTINKRNWTEVPSIFKVLRDLEVPRACFYHLVYSGRGSELIKEDLDHAETRQLLDLIMDETKALFDAGMPKEILTVDNHADGVYVYQRLLKEDPERAKEVLELLQFNEGNNSGRGIGCISWDGQVHADQFWRNHTFGNVLERPFSEIWTDENIELLHKLKDKKQHVGGRCADCRYLNICAGNFRARAEAYYDDIWAQDPACYLTDEEIKKD; encoded by the coding sequence ATGATTGGTATTTCTAAACTTTACTGTGGCGCGGTTGAAACTTCCGATGCCCTGCGCTATGGTCGTGAATCAGGAAAACTGCCTTCTCATCTTTTGCAGTTTTCTAAAGATAAAAAACCTGTTGTTGTCTGGAATATGACCAGACGCTGCAACCTCAAGTGTGTTCACTGTTACGCACAGGCTGTAGATCCTAACGGACAGGATGAGATCAGCACAGCAAAAGCAAAAGAGATCATTGACGATCTCGCAGCATTCGGTGCCCCCGTAATGCTTTTCTCCGGCGGAGAACCGCTGGTACGTCAGGACCTCGTCGAACTGGCAAGCTACGCCACCAGCAAAGGTATGCGCGCTGTTATCTCCACCAACGGCACCCTGATCACCAAAGAAAAGGCCCGTGAACTCAAAGATGTCGGCCTTTCCTACGTAGGTATTTCCCTTGACGGAACCGAAGAAACCCACGACAAATTCCGTGGCGTCTCCGGTTCCTACAAAAAAGCAATTGAAGGTGTTGAAAACTGTAAGGCTGAAGGCCTGAAAGTCGGTCTGCGTTTCACCATCAACAAACGCAACTGGACAGAAGTTCCTTCCATCTTCAAAGTACTTCGCGACCTCGAAGTCCCCAGAGCATGCTTCTACCATCTGGTGTATTCCGGACGTGGTTCCGAGCTCATCAAAGAAGATCTGGATCATGCCGAAACCCGCCAGCTTCTTGACCTGATCATGGACGAAACCAAAGCTCTCTTCGACGCAGGCATGCCTAAAGAAATTCTCACTGTTGATAACCATGCTGACGGTGTTTACGTATACCAGCGTCTTCTCAAGGAAGATCCCGAGCGCGCCAAGGAAGTGCTTGAACTGCTCCAGTTCAACGAAGGCAATAACTCCGGCCGCGGAATCGGTTGTATCTCCTGGGACGGTCAGGTTCACGCAGACCAGTTCTGGCGCAACCACACCTTCGGTAACGTTCTTGAACGTCCTTTCTCCGAAATCTGGACCGACGAGAACATCGAACTGCTGCACAAATTGAAAGATAAAAAACAGCACGTTGGCGGACGCTGTGCAGACTGTCGCTACCTGAACATCTGTGCCGGTAACTTCCGTGCCCGCGCTGAAGCATACTACGACGACATTTGGGCTCAGGACCCGGCTTGTTACCTCACTGACGAGGAAATCAAGAAGGACTAG
- the hemB gene encoding porphobilinogen synthase, with protein sequence MVFDFHRGRRLRRTPVIRDLVRETTLSANDLMMPYFVYETDDENYKNEISSMPGQYQLSLKQLEITVGKAVANGLKSLILFGIPAEKDLIGTQAYADDGIVQQAIRMLKKSFPELLICTDVCLCEFTSHGHCGLVKDEIILNDETLELLAKTALSHANAGADMVAPSDMMDGRVAAIREILDENGYANLPIMSYSVKYASSYYGPFREAAEGAPKFGDRKTYQMDPANAREGLREAAADVIEGADILIVKPAGPYMDIIRQTRDNFDVPVAAYQVSGEYSLIKAASLNGWVDEESVVWESLIGLKRAGADLILTYFTEDVLKRLKEK encoded by the coding sequence ATGGTATTTGATTTTCACAGGGGCCGCAGACTAAGGCGTACCCCGGTTATTCGCGATCTGGTAAGGGAAACAACACTTTCCGCTAATGATCTCATGATGCCCTACTTCGTCTATGAAACCGACGATGAGAATTATAAAAATGAAATTTCTTCCATGCCCGGCCAGTATCAGCTCAGCCTGAAACAGCTGGAAATCACCGTGGGAAAAGCAGTCGCAAACGGCCTGAAAAGCCTGATCCTCTTCGGTATCCCAGCCGAGAAGGATCTGATAGGCACTCAGGCTTATGCTGATGATGGAATTGTGCAGCAGGCAATTCGTATGCTCAAAAAGAGCTTTCCGGAACTGCTTATCTGCACGGATGTATGCTTGTGTGAGTTCACATCCCACGGCCACTGCGGTCTGGTGAAAGATGAAATTATCCTCAACGACGAGACCCTTGAACTGCTGGCCAAGACTGCGCTTTCCCACGCCAATGCCGGAGCCGACATGGTCGCACCGTCTGACATGATGGACGGACGCGTTGCCGCAATCCGTGAAATTCTGGATGAAAATGGTTACGCCAATCTTCCGATCATGTCTTACTCCGTAAAATACGCATCAAGCTACTACGGTCCTTTCCGCGAAGCAGCCGAAGGCGCACCGAAATTTGGAGACCGCAAGACTTACCAGATGGACCCGGCCAACGCACGTGAAGGACTGCGCGAAGCAGCAGCGGACGTTATAGAAGGCGCGGACATCCTGATAGTTAAACCTGCTGGACCATACATGGATATCATTCGTCAGACTCGTGATAACTTCGACGTTCCGGTTGCGGCTTATCAGGTCAGTGGTGAATACTCCTTGATCAAGGCTGCCTCCTTGAATGGCTGGGTGGATGAAGAATCTGTGGTCTGGGAATCCCTGATCGGCCTGAAACGTGCCGGCGCTGACCTGATCCTGACCTATTTTACCGAAGACGTACTCAAAAGACTGAAAGAGAAATAA
- the ahbD gene encoding heme b synthase has protein sequence MSDKKMTGGHPGGHPGGHPGGKPGHPGGGHPGGHPGVHPIPQKNADGSPPLRLIAWEITRSCNLACKHCRAEAHPEPYPGELSTEEAKALIDTFPATGDPIIIFTGGEPLLRHDVFELVSYANDKGLRCVMAPNGTLLTAENSVHLKEVGVQRCSISIDAAEAKYHDEFRGEQGAFDKSMQGIQYLKDAGIEFQINTTVTRNNLHMFKDIFKLAKELGASAWHIFLLVPTGRAAELGAEIISAEEYEEVLNWFYDFQKTTDMQLKATCAPHYHRILRQRAKEEGIPVNFENFGLDAVSRGCLGGVGFCFISHRGQVQPCGYLDLDCGNVREIPFPEIWAKSPQFLNLRNPETYDGKCGHCEYEKVCGGCRARAETMENNYLGPEPLCSYEPKKKPKSKN, from the coding sequence ATGAGCGATAAAAAAATGACAGGCGGACACCCCGGCGGACATCCGGGTGGTCATCCCGGCGGCAAACCTGGGCATCCCGGCGGAGGACATCCCGGTGGACACCCAGGAGTACATCCCATCCCCCAGAAGAATGCTGACGGCTCCCCGCCGTTGCGTCTGATCGCATGGGAAATTACCCGTTCCTGCAACCTTGCCTGCAAGCATTGCAGAGCCGAAGCGCATCCTGAACCCTACCCGGGTGAACTTTCCACAGAGGAAGCAAAAGCGCTTATCGATACCTTTCCTGCAACCGGGGACCCGATCATCATCTTCACCGGAGGTGAACCACTGCTGCGCCACGATGTTTTCGAGCTGGTATCCTACGCCAATGATAAAGGACTGCGCTGCGTTATGGCTCCCAACGGGACACTGCTAACAGCAGAAAATTCCGTACATTTGAAAGAAGTAGGTGTCCAGCGCTGCTCCATCTCCATTGATGCAGCCGAGGCAAAGTATCACGATGAGTTCCGTGGCGAACAAGGAGCATTCGACAAATCTATGCAGGGTATTCAGTACCTTAAGGATGCCGGGATCGAATTCCAGATCAACACCACAGTTACCCGCAACAACCTGCACATGTTCAAGGATATCTTCAAGCTCGCCAAAGAGCTTGGCGCATCCGCATGGCACATCTTCCTGCTGGTCCCCACCGGACGAGCTGCTGAACTCGGAGCAGAGATCATTTCCGCTGAAGAGTATGAAGAGGTCCTCAACTGGTTTTACGATTTTCAAAAAACCACTGACATGCAGCTTAAGGCGACATGTGCTCCGCACTACCACCGCATCCTTCGTCAGCGCGCCAAGGAAGAAGGTATTCCGGTAAACTTTGAAAACTTCGGCCTTGATGCGGTGAGCCGCGGCTGTCTCGGCGGTGTAGGCTTCTGTTTCATTTCCCATCGCGGTCAGGTTCAGCCCTGCGGTTACCTTGATCTGGATTGCGGAAATGTGCGCGAGATCCCTTTCCCTGAAATCTGGGCAAAATCACCACAGTTCCTCAACCTGCGGAATCCCGAAACTTATGACGGCAAGTGCGGTCATTGTGAATATGAAAAAGTCTGCGGCGGCTGCCGTGCGCGGGCCGAAACGATGGAAAACAATTACCTCGGGCCGGAACCGCTCTGCTCTTACGAGCCGAAGAAAAAGCCCAAATCTAAAAACTAA
- a CDS encoding AsnC family transcriptional regulator — protein sequence MDAVDKDILGIIQSGFPIAPHPYEEIGKMIGISGEEALSRVNALREDGVIRRVGANFGSRELGWHSTLCAASVPEEKIDEFVAEINSHSGVTHNYLRENDFNIWFTFIGPDKETVKATLDAISEKTGIRVLYLPATKLFKIKVDFDMKEDKENQ from the coding sequence ATGGACGCAGTAGATAAAGATATTCTCGGCATTATCCAATCCGGATTTCCCATCGCACCCCATCCTTACGAGGAAATCGGGAAAATGATTGGAATCTCCGGAGAAGAAGCCCTCTCGCGCGTTAATGCTCTGCGTGAAGACGGTGTTATCCGCCGTGTAGGTGCCAACTTCGGTTCCCGCGAGCTGGGGTGGCACTCCACCCTTTGCGCAGCCAGCGTACCCGAAGAAAAAATAGACGAGTTTGTTGCCGAGATTAACAGCCACAGCGGAGTAACCCACAACTACCTGCGTGAAAACGACTTCAACATCTGGTTTACCTTCATCGGGCCGGACAAAGAAACAGTCAAAGCCACTCTCGATGCTATCAGTGAGAAAACAGGTATTCGTGTTCTCTACCTGCCCGCGACCAAACTGTTCAAAATCAAGGTTGATTTTGACATGAAGGAAGACAAGGAGAATCAATAA
- the rpe gene encoding ribulose-phosphate 3-epimerase produces the protein MAAKEIIISPSLLSCDFSRLADELKALEEAGLKWAHLDVMDGKFVPNITFGPPVIKSMRKECNLFFDCHLMIEQPERYIDEFCDAGADLLCIHAESTVHLERAVAAIAEKGVKPAVALNPATPLESIKYLIPQLHMVLIMSVNPGFGGQKYIPFCTQKVRDLRAMIAEMGAEPLIQLDGGVTMENCRELVEAGADVLVSGSAFFKYPPYAERHKLFLETCAG, from the coding sequence ATGGCAGCCAAGGAAATCATCATTTCCCCGTCTTTGCTTTCCTGCGATTTCAGCCGTCTGGCAGATGAGCTGAAAGCATTGGAAGAAGCAGGCCTCAAATGGGCGCACCTCGATGTAATGGACGGTAAATTCGTACCCAACATCACATTCGGACCTCCGGTAATCAAATCGATGCGCAAGGAATGCAACCTGTTTTTCGACTGCCATCTTATGATTGAGCAGCCAGAACGTTACATTGATGAATTCTGCGATGCAGGTGCAGATCTACTCTGCATTCACGCAGAATCTACAGTGCATCTAGAACGCGCAGTGGCCGCCATTGCAGAAAAAGGAGTAAAGCCAGCAGTAGCCCTGAACCCGGCGACTCCTCTTGAATCCATCAAATACCTGATTCCGCAATTGCACATGGTGCTTATCATGTCAGTCAACCCCGGTTTCGGTGGGCAGAAGTACATCCCCTTCTGTACCCAGAAAGTACGTGACCTGCGAGCCATGATTGCCGAAATGGGTGCTGAACCCCTTATCCAGCTTGATGGTGGCGTTACCATGGAAAACTGCCGGGAACTGGTTGAGGCAGGTGCTGATGTGCTTGTTTCAGGTTCTGCATTTTTCAAATATCCGCCTTACGCAGAACGCCATAAACTCTTTCTGGAAACCTGTGCCGGTTAG
- a CDS encoding DUF445 family protein gives MITMKLLLSPVICALIGWFTNYLAVKMLFHPHKPIKVGPFTIQGIFPKRQKELALRLGEMIERELISHTDIKKVINDPEFIDKHKEVVLEYLDIFFREKLTSLHPMVGMFLNDETMKTVKGMLSQELDTMLPKLIETTSSQLECSLDFKCLVQDKVECFSMEQLESILFGIMKKEFKFIEVIGGVLGFIIGLIQVGIFLI, from the coding sequence ATGATAACAATGAAGCTTCTCCTTTCACCCGTCATTTGCGCTCTTATCGGCTGGTTTACAAATTATCTTGCGGTGAAAATGCTTTTTCATCCACATAAACCGATTAAGGTCGGGCCTTTTACTATTCAAGGTATTTTTCCTAAACGTCAGAAAGAGCTTGCCCTGCGACTTGGTGAAATGATTGAGCGGGAGCTTATTTCCCATACTGATATCAAGAAAGTCATTAATGATCCGGAATTTATCGATAAGCATAAAGAAGTAGTACTGGAATATCTGGACATCTTTTTCCGTGAAAAACTTACTTCCCTGCACCCTATGGTCGGTATGTTTCTGAACGATGAAACAATGAAGACTGTAAAAGGAATGCTTTCTCAAGAACTCGATACAATGCTGCCCAAGCTTATCGAAACAACATCTTCCCAGCTTGAGTGTTCCCTTGATTTCAAATGTCTTGTTCAGGACAAGGTTGAATGTTTCTCAATGGAGCAGCTCGAATCAATTCTTTTCGGCATAATGAAGAAGGAGTTTAAGTTCATCGAAGTTATCGGTGGAGTGCTCGGTTTCATTATCGGTTTGATTCAGGTAGGTATTTTTCTGATCTAA
- a CDS encoding sensor domain-containing diguanylate cyclase: MMNNSGRSRSIYSELTELRNKSRRLEESLDSIYTGCDQSLLKELFACAASAIVILDKNGGILFSNKAFSNLTGYDPEESLNCALHEIITPPNDTEGREYLRNLFQGPTSKTSQSLSIIDKYGHIHFVDLSVATISSALSCREKCICIFHDVTAEKEAEVRREELIEELMEVKELQEDNAAQLATLLHELDEKNYALEQEIAERKRAEQKLKESEERFKYMSITDQLTGLYNRRHMLEVAEKEIYMSRKTELPLSILLMDVDDFKIFNDTYGHAAGDVVLQSIGTIIKKTIREQDKAFRYGGEEFLVILPETNGQQAMKVAESIRAALETYEYRPQMGEPVSKTISIGVAEFTLNESLEKAIKRADDNMYRCKIKGKNRVYFSCE, translated from the coding sequence ATGATGAATAATTCAGGCAGATCTCGGTCAATTTATTCTGAATTGACAGAACTCAGGAACAAAAGCAGAAGGTTGGAAGAATCTTTAGATTCAATTTATACTGGCTGTGATCAATCACTGCTAAAAGAGCTGTTCGCTTGTGCAGCTTCCGCTATTGTTATTCTTGATAAAAATGGCGGAATACTGTTTTCCAACAAAGCCTTTTCAAATCTTACCGGATATGATCCGGAAGAATCTTTGAACTGCGCCCTGCATGAAATAATTACCCCGCCAAACGATACTGAAGGAAGGGAATATCTCCGAAACCTGTTCCAAGGACCGACCAGCAAAACCAGCCAGAGCCTTTCAATTATCGACAAGTATGGCCATATCCATTTCGTTGATCTGTCTGTTGCTACAATTTCTTCAGCCCTGAGTTGCCGCGAAAAATGTATTTGTATTTTTCATGATGTTACCGCAGAAAAAGAAGCAGAAGTCCGGCGGGAAGAACTTATTGAAGAACTAATGGAAGTAAAAGAACTTCAGGAAGATAACGCAGCGCAACTCGCCACTCTGCTCCATGAACTTGATGAAAAAAACTACGCGCTTGAACAGGAAATTGCAGAAAGAAAACGAGCGGAACAGAAACTGAAGGAAAGCGAAGAGCGTTTCAAATACATGAGTATCACCGACCAGCTGACCGGACTTTATAATCGTCGCCATATGCTGGAAGTAGCCGAAAAAGAAATTTATATGAGTCGGAAAACAGAACTTCCGCTGAGTATCCTGCTCATGGATGTTGATGATTTCAAAATTTTCAATGACACTTATGGACATGCCGCTGGCGATGTTGTTTTACAATCTATAGGAACAATCATAAAAAAAACCATCCGAGAACAAGATAAAGCGTTCCGATACGGTGGTGAAGAATTTCTGGTCATCCTTCCAGAAACAAACGGGCAACAGGCGATGAAAGTAGCCGAATCTATACGGGCAGCACTTGAAACCTATGAATACCGCCCACAAATGGGTGAACCTGTCAGCAAGACAATAAGTATCGGAGTGGCGGAATTTACTCTCAATGAGAGCCTTGAAAAAGCCATCAAACGTGCAGACGACAATATGTACCGCTGTAAAATAAAAGGTAAAAACCGGGTCTATTTCTCTTGTGAATAG
- a CDS encoding ABC-type transport auxiliary lipoprotein family protein: MIRTSSEKRYGLVLVILLTFLLTCLVGACVKLERPTLDRKYFTLDAVRPEIEKKSVPIDKNLIVRRVKISPRYEDRDLVYKVGENSFEADYYNSFFVPPSAMITQELRLWMGDSGVFANVLGPESLGTGEYLLEGTVNSIYGDYSTPDRKAVLKMQFILLDNGDPDLPILCSKDFSREIPVQETGPDALVQAMNKGLQSIFSELEKSLAEVVQRKKVK; this comes from the coding sequence ATGATTAGAACCAGTTCTGAAAAAAGATATGGCTTAGTACTTGTAATATTGCTTACTTTTCTGTTGACCTGTCTTGTTGGAGCCTGTGTGAAACTGGAACGGCCCACACTGGACCGGAAGTATTTTACACTGGATGCCGTTCGCCCGGAGATTGAAAAAAAATCCGTACCTATCGATAAGAATCTAATCGTGCGTCGGGTGAAAATTTCACCGCGCTATGAGGACCGGGATCTGGTATATAAGGTTGGCGAAAACAGTTTTGAAGCTGATTACTATAACTCTTTTTTTGTTCCGCCGTCCGCTATGATTACTCAGGAGTTGCGTTTATGGATGGGGGATTCAGGAGTTTTTGCAAACGTATTAGGCCCAGAAAGTTTGGGGACCGGTGAATATCTGCTTGAAGGGACGGTGAATTCAATTTACGGCGATTATTCCACGCCGGACCGTAAGGCTGTTCTCAAGATGCAGTTTATTCTGCTCGATAACGGCGATCCTGATCTGCCTATACTGTGTTCTAAGGATTTCAGCCGCGAAATCCCCGTTCAGGAAACCGGACCTGACGCACTGGTGCAAGCCATGAACAAAGGCCTTCAATCTATTTTCAGTGAGTTGGAAAAAAGTCTGGCTGAAGTCGTCCAGCGCAAGAAAGTCAAGTAA